A genomic region of Octopus sinensis linkage group LG2, ASM634580v1, whole genome shotgun sequence contains the following coding sequences:
- the LOC115232089 gene encoding tachykinin-1 isoform X2 — protein MIRVGLILCCIFIAGVFEASSADDMLTAHNLIKRSEVKPPSSSEFIGLMGRSEELTRRLIQHPGSMSETSKRGPPKKVSRRPYILKK, from the exons ATGATTAGAGTAGGTTTGATCCTGTGTTGTATCTTCATTGCTGGAGTGTTTGAAGCCAGTTCTGCTGATGACATGCTTACAGCACATAATTTGATTAAAAGATCTGAAGTTAAACCTCCTTCATCCTCAGAATTCATAGGCTTAATGGGACGTTCTGAAGAGTTGACACGACGATTAATTCAACATCCTGGTtctatgtctgaaacaagtaagagaggtCCACCgaaaaaag TTTCTCGTCGTCCATATATTCTTAAGAAATGA